In one window of Frigoriglobus tundricola DNA:
- a CDS encoding DNA primase family protein has translation MPAGCTPPSAGRSAGAPPADAKDVRDWLTDDARAALPWDRRGAELRDHLTAAAEVIGPPDPPPDPPAGAGARTPADGPNDAPDNPHRLAAGFLDSITPAGSPRLLRFWRGDFHRYRDGAYRPVPDDDQRAELTQYVRAEFVRSNAAVVAACEGEDEKKQPPRVRPVTSKMIGDVLQALRGLCLLPADTDAPAWIDGATGPDPAGLLPVGNGILDLGALVEGRGRCLLPPSPLFFTHTAAPFDFDPTAPAPCEWLKFLREVWPDDPDSIATLQEWFGYMLTPDTRQQKILFLLGPRRGGKGTITRVLRELVGPANVAGPTLGSLSTNFGLWPLLGKSVAIVSDARLSGRSDSAVITERLLSISGEDALTVDRKHREPLTAKLNARFVIVSNELPRLGDASGALAGRLILLRLTRSWFGKEDHHLFDRLRGELPGILLWAVQGWRRLRDRGRFVQPTSGAELVADMEDLSSPVGAFVRERCRIEAGSRVEVCELYSAWRAWCDEHGRREPGTEETFGRDLRAAVPSLDKARPRTRDGRLYVYVGIRLRREAEADDEPPPSGPGGPGGRSDHPLHARAGNGVESARGEHAEGERSAGVAAMGGRYDHPDHRAQTDRPRPRFTNNDRPHEWRE, from the coding sequence TTGCCCGCGGGCTGTACGCCGCCCTCCGCCGGCCGATCCGCTGGCGCTCCCCCGGCCGACGCGAAGGACGTGCGCGACTGGTTGACTGACGACGCCCGCGCCGCTCTGCCCTGGGACCGGCGCGGGGCGGAACTGCGCGACCACCTGACCGCCGCGGCTGAAGTCATCGGCCCGCCCGACCCGCCACCCGACCCGCCGGCCGGTGCGGGCGCACGCACTCCCGCCGACGGCCCGAACGACGCGCCGGACAACCCGCACCGCCTGGCCGCCGGGTTCCTCGACAGCATCACCCCGGCCGGTTCGCCGCGACTGCTCCGGTTCTGGCGGGGCGATTTCCACCGCTACCGCGACGGCGCTTACCGCCCCGTGCCCGACGACGACCAGCGCGCCGAACTGACGCAGTACGTCCGCGCCGAATTCGTCCGGTCGAATGCCGCTGTGGTCGCCGCGTGCGAAGGCGAAGACGAGAAGAAGCAACCGCCGCGGGTGCGTCCGGTCACTTCCAAGATGATCGGGGACGTTCTTCAGGCGCTCCGCGGGTTGTGTCTGCTCCCGGCCGACACCGACGCGCCCGCGTGGATCGACGGCGCGACCGGCCCCGACCCCGCCGGACTGCTCCCCGTCGGCAACGGCATTCTCGACCTGGGCGCGCTGGTCGAGGGGCGCGGGCGCTGCCTGCTCCCGCCGTCGCCGCTGTTCTTCACCCACACCGCCGCGCCCTTCGACTTCGACCCGACTGCGCCCGCCCCGTGCGAGTGGCTGAAGTTCCTCCGCGAAGTCTGGCCCGACGACCCGGACAGCATCGCCACGTTGCAAGAGTGGTTCGGCTATATGCTCACACCCGACACGCGCCAGCAAAAGATTTTGTTCCTCCTGGGACCGCGCCGCGGCGGGAAGGGGACCATCACCCGCGTGTTGCGCGAACTGGTCGGCCCCGCGAACGTGGCCGGGCCGACGCTCGGCAGTCTTTCGACCAACTTCGGGCTGTGGCCCCTGCTCGGGAAGTCGGTTGCCATCGTTTCCGACGCCCGGCTGTCGGGCCGGTCGGATTCCGCCGTCATCACGGAACGGTTGCTCTCGATCAGCGGTGAGGACGCTTTGACCGTGGACCGGAAACACCGCGAACCGCTGACCGCGAAGTTGAACGCCCGGTTCGTGATCGTGTCGAACGAGCTGCCGCGGTTGGGGGACGCTTCGGGCGCGCTCGCCGGTCGGCTGATCCTGCTCCGGCTGACACGAAGTTGGTTCGGGAAGGAAGATCACCACCTGTTCGACCGACTGCGGGGCGAGCTACCCGGAATCCTGCTCTGGGCTGTCCAGGGGTGGCGACGACTCCGGGACCGCGGCCGGTTCGTTCAGCCGACCAGTGGGGCGGAACTGGTCGCGGACATGGAAGACCTGTCGTCGCCGGTCGGCGCGTTCGTGCGGGAGCGCTGCCGGATCGAGGCCGGATCGCGCGTCGAGGTGTGCGAACTGTACAGCGCGTGGCGCGCGTGGTGCGACGAACACGGGCGCAGGGAACCCGGCACCGAAGAGACGTTCGGCCGCGACCTCCGGGCCGCCGTTCCGAGTCTGGACAAGGCGCGGCCGCGCACGCGGGACGGGCGGTTGTACGTCTACGTCGGGATTCGGCTCCGCCGGGAGGCGGAAGCCGACGACGAACCCCCGCCGTCCGGCCCTGGTGGTCCGGGTGGTCGTAGCGACCACCCATTGCACGCACGGGCCGGAAACGGGGTTGAGAGCGCACGCGGGGAACACGCGGAGGGTGAGCGCAGCGCGGGAGTAGCTGCAATGGGCGGTCGCTACGACCACCCGGACCACCGCGCCCAAACCGACCGACCGCGGCCCCGGTTCACAAACAACGACCGACCGCATGAATGGAGGGAGTGA
- a CDS encoding helix-turn-helix transcriptional regulator, translating into MSDLPTTPPAPAADLDALLTQLRDRLAPPAELLTRDALAALLDIGVSTLDRLNAAGRIGPRPVRLGGALRWHRAEVLAWLAQRDPRGELHDAATWPAVWDALRRRTATK; encoded by the coding sequence ATGTCTGATCTGCCCACCACACCGCCGGCCCCGGCCGCGGACCTCGACGCCCTGCTGACCCAGCTCCGCGACCGACTGGCACCGCCCGCCGAGCTCCTGACGCGGGACGCGCTCGCCGCGCTGCTCGACATTGGCGTTTCGACCCTCGACCGGCTCAACGCGGCCGGGCGGATCGGGCCGCGCCCGGTGCGGCTGGGCGGGGCGCTCCGCTGGCACCGCGCCGAAGTCCTGGCGTGGCTCGCCCAGCGCGACCCCCGCGGCGAGCTGCACGACGCGGCCACCTGGCCGGCCGTCTGGGACGCGCTCCGCCGCCGCACCGCTACCAAGTGA